From Pseudonocardia autotrophica, one genomic window encodes:
- a CDS encoding cryptochrome/photolyase family protein — protein sequence MADSTAVVWFRRDLRVADQPTFLAAADAADRALALFVLDPALLKPSGAARINFLFGCLRELDEALGGRLLIVRGDPADVVPRVARAAGATTVHVAADFGPYGRERDERVEKALADDGAELVRTGSPYAVAPGRVEKGTGGSFKVFTPFSRAWADHGWRAPATTDGSTCDWLDPAAPAGGPRAVRIPGDEPCDAELPEPGERAALARWAEFLDDAVAHYKPERDIPAKAGTSGMSPYLKYGCVHPRTLLADLGRRRGDSVSTFRTEIAWREFYADVLHRRPDSARGNYDTAFDHLPLRTGKDAYADFDRWRDGRTGFPIVDAGMRQLRATAWMHNRLRMVVASFLVKDLHLPWWWGARHFMQLLVDGDLASNQHGWQWTAGSGTDASPYFRIFNPITQGERFDPDGEYVRRWVPELAGVGGKAVHQPWKLPGGIPDGYPEPMVDHRAERQDALDRYELVKNARG from the coding sequence ATGGCCGACTCGACCGCCGTCGTCTGGTTCCGGCGTGACCTGCGGGTCGCCGACCAGCCCACGTTCCTCGCCGCCGCGGACGCGGCCGATCGCGCGCTGGCGCTGTTCGTGCTGGACCCGGCGCTGCTGAAGCCCTCCGGCGCGGCCCGGATCAACTTCCTGTTCGGCTGCCTGCGCGAGCTCGACGAAGCGCTCGGCGGCCGGCTGCTGATCGTCCGGGGCGACCCGGCCGACGTCGTCCCGCGGGTTGCGCGGGCGGCCGGTGCCACGACGGTGCACGTCGCCGCCGACTTCGGGCCCTACGGCCGGGAACGCGACGAGCGGGTCGAGAAGGCGCTCGCCGACGACGGCGCCGAGCTGGTCCGCACCGGCTCGCCCTACGCGGTCGCGCCCGGCCGGGTGGAGAAGGGCACCGGCGGCTCGTTCAAGGTGTTCACCCCGTTCAGCCGGGCCTGGGCCGATCACGGCTGGCGGGCCCCCGCCACGACCGACGGGTCCACCTGCGACTGGCTCGACCCGGCGGCGCCGGCCGGCGGCCCGCGCGCGGTTCGCATCCCCGGCGACGAGCCGTGCGACGCCGAGCTCCCGGAGCCGGGTGAGCGGGCGGCGCTGGCCCGCTGGGCGGAGTTCCTCGACGATGCCGTGGCGCACTACAAGCCGGAGCGCGACATCCCGGCGAAGGCGGGCACCTCGGGCATGTCGCCGTACCTGAAGTACGGCTGTGTGCACCCGCGCACGCTGCTCGCCGATCTCGGCCGCCGGCGCGGCGACTCGGTGTCCACCTTCCGCACCGAGATCGCCTGGCGGGAGTTCTACGCCGACGTGCTGCACCGGCGCCCGGACTCGGCCCGGGGCAACTACGACACCGCGTTCGACCACCTGCCGCTGCGCACCGGGAAGGACGCGTACGCCGACTTCGACCGCTGGCGCGACGGCCGGACCGGTTTCCCGATCGTCGACGCCGGGATGCGCCAGCTGCGCGCCACGGCCTGGATGCACAACCGGCTGCGGATGGTCGTCGCGTCGTTCCTGGTGAAGGACCTGCACCTGCCGTGGTGGTGGGGTGCCCGGCACTTCATGCAGCTGCTGGTGGACGGCGACCTGGCGTCCAACCAGCACGGCTGGCAGTGGACGGCCGGATCGGGGACGGACGCCTCGCCGTACTTCCGGATCTTCAACCCGATCACCCAGGGGGAACGCTTCGACCCGGACGGCGAGTACGTCCGGCGCTGGGTGCCGGAGCTGGCCGGTGTCGGGGGCAAGGCGGTGCACCAGCCGTGGAAGCTGCCCGGCGGGATCCCGGACGGCTATCCGGAGCCGATGGTCGACCACCGCGCCGAACGGCAGGACGCGCTGGACCGCTACGAGCTCGTCAAGAACGCCCGGGGCTGA
- a CDS encoding ABC transporter permease, producing the protein MTGPAATIALVARREITTQVRSRTFLVGLLLMLAVFGGYGAVFAFVGSQSSESSLVLQGQSGELRTDLQAGADRQGLVLRLTEAGDRPTGESMVRSGEADAMLTGAPGSYQLVGRDDVGGALRGLVTEVVEQRAVSDALSAAGADPAQVTERSGVGVRTLEPEDPERGQRVGIALSVTLLLFFSVTAYGAAVSQGVVEEKSSRVVELLLATVRPGHLLAGKILGLGLVGLLQLLILGGIGTTIALATGVLAVPTLLLGMLPSVVVWYLVGFFLFATLYAAAGALVSRQEELQSVTAPIAVPLLLPFLLAVAILPADPRNTVATVLSFVPFFSQTLMPARTALGVTAWWEPLVALLLALAALTGMVLLAARVYRNSILRTGARISWREALRVSPGRS; encoded by the coding sequence ATGACCGGACCCGCCGCCACGATCGCCCTGGTCGCCCGCCGGGAGATCACCACCCAGGTCCGATCCCGGACCTTCCTGGTCGGGCTGCTGCTGATGCTGGCCGTGTTCGGTGGCTACGGCGCGGTGTTCGCGTTCGTCGGCTCGCAGAGCTCGGAGTCGTCGCTGGTCCTGCAGGGGCAGTCCGGCGAGCTGCGCACCGATCTGCAGGCCGGCGCCGATCGGCAGGGTCTCGTGCTGCGGCTCACCGAGGCCGGTGACCGGCCCACCGGGGAGTCGATGGTGCGCTCCGGTGAGGCCGACGCGATGCTCACCGGCGCACCGGGCAGCTATCAGCTCGTCGGTCGCGACGATGTCGGCGGCGCCCTGCGCGGGCTGGTGACCGAGGTCGTCGAGCAGCGCGCGGTGAGCGACGCGCTGAGTGCGGCGGGCGCCGATCCGGCGCAGGTCACCGAGCGGTCCGGGGTCGGTGTGCGCACCCTCGAACCGGAGGACCCGGAACGCGGCCAGCGGGTCGGTATCGCGCTGTCGGTGACGCTGCTGCTGTTCTTCTCGGTCACCGCGTACGGCGCCGCCGTGTCGCAGGGTGTGGTCGAGGAGAAGTCCAGCCGGGTGGTGGAGCTGCTGCTGGCCACCGTCCGGCCCGGCCACCTGCTCGCCGGGAAGATCCTCGGGCTGGGCCTGGTCGGGCTGTTGCAGCTGCTGATCCTCGGCGGGATCGGGACGACGATCGCGCTCGCCACCGGCGTGCTCGCGGTGCCCACGCTGCTGCTGGGGATGCTGCCGTCGGTCGTCGTCTGGTACCTGGTCGGCTTCTTCCTCTTCGCGACGCTGTACGCGGCGGCCGGGGCGCTGGTGTCCCGTCAGGAGGAGCTCCAGTCGGTGACGGCGCCGATCGCGGTGCCGCTGCTGCTGCCGTTCCTGCTGGCCGTCGCGATCCTGCCGGCCGATCCGCGGAACACCGTTGCCACGGTGCTGTCGTTCGTGCCGTTCTTCTCCCAGACGCTGATGCCGGCGCGCACCGCGCTGGGGGTCACCGCCTGGTGGGAGCCGCTGGTCGCGCTGCTGCTCGCGCTGGCGGCGCTGACCGGGATGGTGCTGCTGGCCGCGCGGGTCTACCGGAACTCGATCCTGCGCACCGGCGCCCGGATCTCCTGGCGGGAGGCGCTGCGGGTCAGCCCCGGGCGTTCTTGA
- a CDS encoding ABC transporter ATP-binding protein, which translates to MLAIEGLDKRFGTATALEDVTFEVRPGELFGFVGGNGAGKTTTMRIVLGVLEPDAGSVSWRGAPVDAAVRRRIGYLPEERGLYPKMRVVEQLVYLARLHGVPRAAAVAAAEHWTERLGLAGRRADEVQKLSLGNQQRVQLCAALVHDPELLVLDEPFSGLDPTAVDTMSDVLRERAATGTPVIFSSHQLELVERLCDRVGIISAGRMVAVGSVGELRSGGGDRYDVTGPPPGWADGLAGVRVLDTTGDRTRVELVAGTGDQELLTAALAAGPVRAFGPYRPPLTELYRDAVADRLPGGAAA; encoded by the coding sequence GTGCTGGCGATCGAGGGGCTCGACAAGCGGTTCGGCACCGCGACGGCACTGGAGGACGTGACGTTCGAGGTGCGCCCGGGCGAGCTCTTCGGCTTCGTCGGCGGCAACGGGGCGGGCAAGACGACCACGATGCGGATCGTGCTCGGGGTGCTCGAACCCGACGCCGGATCCGTCTCGTGGCGGGGCGCGCCGGTGGATGCGGCGGTTCGCCGCCGGATCGGGTACCTGCCCGAGGAACGCGGCCTCTACCCGAAGATGCGGGTCGTCGAGCAGCTCGTCTACCTGGCCCGGCTGCACGGCGTGCCGCGTGCGGCCGCCGTCGCCGCCGCCGAGCACTGGACCGAGCGGCTCGGCCTCGCCGGTCGGCGCGCCGACGAGGTCCAGAAGCTGTCACTGGGCAACCAGCAACGGGTGCAGCTGTGCGCCGCGCTGGTGCACGATCCGGAACTGCTGGTGCTCGACGAGCCGTTCTCCGGGCTGGACCCGACTGCCGTCGACACGATGAGCGACGTGCTGCGCGAACGGGCCGCGACGGGCACCCCGGTGATCTTCTCCTCGCACCAGCTGGAGCTGGTGGAGCGGCTCTGCGACCGGGTGGGGATCATCTCGGCCGGTCGGATGGTCGCCGTCGGGTCGGTCGGGGAGCTGCGCTCCGGCGGTGGCGACCGCTACGACGTCACCGGCCCGCCGCCCGGCTGGGCCGACGGGCTGGCGGGGGTGCGAGTGCTGGACACGACGGGTGACCGGACCCGCGTCGAGCTGGTGGCGGGCACCGGCGATCAGGAACTGCTCACGGCCGCGCTGGCGGCCGGACCGGTGCGCGCGTTCGGGCCGTACCGGCCGCCACTGACCGAGCTGTACCGCGACGCCGTCGCCGATCGACTCCCCGGCGGTGCGGCCGCATGA
- a CDS encoding MFS transporter produces the protein MSSVPADPGQQGTHGEVEPSILRRAVAASAIGNATEWYDYGVYGYVAVIIGANFFPGDYERLFALLGLAVSFVLRPLGGIVWGPLGDRIGRQKVLAMTIILMGVATFLIGILPTFETIGVLAPILLILLRVVQGFSTGGEYGGAATFMAEYSPDRRRGFWGSFLEFGTMAGLTLAALVVFGLTAAVGSDAMNSWGWRIPFMLALPLALIGLYIRSKLEDTPVFRELEESGQAETAATGALKRLLVDYNKPIITLFGLVIALNVTNYVLLTYMPTYLQGTIGMNADDATLVGVLGGALMMVFIPMAGSLSDRIGRKPCWLISLTGVFVLAIPMYMLMGVSFGWAVVGFTVLGLVYALQLGTISATFPAMFPTHVRFAGMAISYNVATAIFGGWAPVASEALVESTGDLLVPAYFMMGASLVGLVALYFVIETKGSSLGGRELPGLAEHEARLAAKARA, from the coding sequence ATGTCCTCGGTTCCGGCCGATCCCGGTCAGCAGGGCACGCACGGTGAGGTCGAGCCGTCGATCCTGCGTCGAGCGGTCGCCGCCTCGGCGATCGGAAATGCCACCGAATGGTACGACTACGGCGTCTACGGATACGTCGCGGTGATCATTGGGGCGAACTTCTTCCCCGGCGACTACGAGCGGCTGTTCGCGCTCCTCGGGCTGGCCGTCTCGTTCGTGCTGCGCCCGCTCGGCGGGATCGTCTGGGGGCCGCTGGGCGACCGGATCGGCCGGCAGAAGGTCCTCGCGATGACCATCATCCTGATGGGTGTCGCCACCTTCCTGATCGGCATCCTGCCGACCTTCGAGACCATCGGTGTGCTCGCGCCGATCCTGCTGATCCTGCTGCGCGTGGTGCAGGGCTTCTCCACCGGCGGTGAGTACGGCGGCGCCGCGACCTTCATGGCCGAGTACTCCCCGGACCGGAGGCGAGGCTTCTGGGGCAGCTTCCTGGAGTTCGGCACGATGGCTGGTCTGACCCTGGCCGCGCTGGTCGTCTTCGGGCTCACCGCCGCGGTCGGCAGCGACGCGATGAACAGCTGGGGCTGGCGGATCCCGTTCATGCTGGCGCTCCCGCTCGCGCTGATCGGTCTGTACATCCGGAGCAAGCTCGAGGACACCCCGGTGTTCCGCGAGCTGGAGGAGAGCGGGCAGGCGGAGACGGCGGCCACCGGGGCGCTCAAGCGCCTGCTCGTCGACTACAACAAGCCGATCATCACCCTCTTCGGCCTGGTCATCGCGCTGAACGTCACGAACTACGTGCTGCTGACCTACATGCCGACCTACCTGCAGGGCACCATCGGGATGAACGCCGACGACGCCACCCTGGTCGGCGTGCTCGGCGGGGCGCTGATGATGGTCTTCATCCCGATGGCGGGGTCGCTGTCCGACCGGATCGGCCGCAAGCCCTGCTGGCTCATCTCGCTGACCGGCGTGTTCGTGCTGGCGATCCCGATGTACATGCTGATGGGGGTCAGCTTCGGCTGGGCGGTGGTCGGCTTCACCGTGCTGGGGCTGGTCTACGCGCTGCAGCTGGGCACCATCTCGGCGACGTTCCCGGCGATGTTCCCGACCCACGTCCGGTTCGCCGGGATGGCGATCTCCTACAACGTGGCCACCGCGATCTTCGGCGGCTGGGCGCCGGTCGCGAGCGAGGCGCTCGTGGAATCGACCGGGGATCTGCTCGTCCCGGCGTACTTCATGATGGGTGCCTCGCTCGTCGGGCTGGTCGCGCTCTACTTCGTGATCGAGACGAAGGGGTCGTCGTTGGGCGGCCGGGAGCTGCCGGGGCTCGCCGAGCACGAGGCGAGGCTGGCGGCCAAGGCACGCGCCTGA
- a CDS encoding gamma-glutamylcyclotransferase family protein → MNPDTSPPWPDSGFPAEPYPGSRPDVSFVHEDALTNPITPDPSAPSGWRVDRRCLDDWLAGRGAVPLAQRVPVLGYGSNANPEKISWMREHRGLTGPVVALQVRTEGLAAVWSAGRRVVDDQRPATLAAVPGVAEEHVVWLTAPEQFAALDAVEGRSADPPRYRLARIATGSVIVPETGAVLDRLCAYVAPERPTGVARTDRRPLLVGGSPVRCTQLGQADAAALTGEPGADGLDTTTVTGPPEPDGWPSRIFVYGSLMPGQHAWPLARGHADPLVLPRPAFLSVGGVADTGHGYPALSLDGTTGVPGYLVELADPVRSLPALDDHEGPEYRRIRVVLEDGAVCWVWLWTASRDGHVPLPGGWAARR, encoded by the coding sequence ATGAACCCGGACACCTCGCCACCGTGGCCGGATTCCGGCTTCCCCGCGGAGCCCTATCCGGGGTCCCGGCCGGATGTCTCGTTCGTGCACGAGGACGCGCTGACCAACCCGATCACGCCGGATCCGTCGGCGCCGTCCGGATGGCGGGTCGACCGGCGCTGCCTGGACGACTGGCTGGCCGGGCGAGGTGCGGTGCCGCTCGCGCAGCGGGTGCCGGTGCTCGGCTACGGATCGAACGCGAATCCGGAGAAGATCAGCTGGATGCGGGAGCACCGGGGGCTCACCGGGCCGGTCGTCGCGTTGCAGGTCCGGACGGAGGGCCTGGCCGCCGTCTGGTCGGCCGGCCGGCGGGTGGTCGACGACCAGCGTCCGGCCACCCTGGCCGCCGTCCCCGGAGTGGCCGAGGAGCACGTCGTCTGGCTGACGGCGCCGGAGCAGTTCGCCGCACTCGACGCCGTGGAGGGCCGATCCGCGGACCCGCCCCGCTACCGGCTGGCCCGGATCGCCACCGGATCGGTGATCGTCCCCGAGACCGGGGCGGTGCTGGACCGGCTCTGCGCCTACGTCGCGCCCGAGCGCCCCACCGGTGTCGCACGGACCGACCGGCGCCCGCTGCTGGTCGGCGGCAGCCCGGTCCGGTGCACGCAGCTCGGCCAGGCGGATGCGGCCGCGCTGACCGGCGAGCCGGGCGCCGACGGTCTGGACACCACGACGGTGACCGGTCCGCCCGAGCCGGACGGCTGGCCGTCCCGGATCTTCGTCTACGGATCACTGATGCCCGGCCAGCACGCCTGGCCGCTGGCCCGCGGGCACGCCGATCCGCTCGTCCTGCCGCGACCGGCGTTCCTGTCCGTCGGCGGTGTCGCCGACACCGGGCACGGCTATCCGGCGCTGAGCCTGGACGGCACCACGGGCGTCCCCGGCTATCTGGTCGAGCTCGCCGATCCGGTGCGCTCGCTGCCGGCGCTGGACGACCACGAGGGCCCGGAGTACCGCCGGATCCGGGTGGTGCTGGAGGACGGCGCCGTCTGCTGGGTCTGGCTGTGGACGGCCTCGCGGGACGGGCACGTGCCGCTGCCCGGCGGCTGGGCCGCCCGCCGCTGA
- a CDS encoding sigma-54-dependent Fis family transcriptional regulator codes for MTSLPDGAQGGTGSGRTTAPHSPGSRHASALVATERVAAAREAFLHRDAVAPESVRAPILASWIRSRDMDVPADSIDLAELDCETDGPLARAATPIVAELADQFATEPVSLILCDHDGVVLDRRTGDSALRQHLDRVWLAPGFSYAERHVGTNGIGTALEGRRPTAVFGHEHFVEHLEDLACAGAPIRHPVTGKILGVVDLTGWRREANSLMMATAATTARRIEEALLAASGRHELTLLHDYLAAVQRAGNTAVLAVGDDLVMMNDRARELIAPSDQVPLLAGATEALRSGRSRQLVVDLPSGATARVQCRPSWAESDGSSGGVLQVTLTHREAPGPRGSHPTITTALPTAVGSGALWTKCAQSVDRHLRKNEWVVLEGEPGSGRTTLARATHHLHSPAGHVRILDAADFSPRWLSEVVDELAGSNGTLVLREVDTLPAAAASALTEALEPQRESTDHERPWVVATRGPAPESGTDLPELTELLGAFPRTIEVPPLRHHVEDVAELVPYLLARLTRGADLTCSPEALRVLMRNRWPGNVDQLYQVLRKVVARRRTGVIRVEDLPPETRALTRRVLTPLESIECDAIVDALLDADGNKAEAARRLGMSRATIYRKIRGYGIAMPEGVSISG; via the coding sequence GTGACATCCCTGCCCGATGGTGCGCAGGGCGGTACCGGATCAGGGCGGACCACCGCCCCGCACAGCCCCGGTAGCCGCCACGCGAGTGCTCTCGTCGCAACGGAACGGGTGGCGGCGGCGCGGGAGGCCTTCCTGCACCGCGACGCCGTGGCCCCCGAGTCGGTCCGCGCCCCGATCCTGGCCTCCTGGATCCGGTCCCGCGACATGGATGTCCCGGCCGATTCGATCGACCTCGCCGAGCTGGACTGCGAGACCGACGGGCCGCTGGCCAGGGCCGCGACACCGATCGTGGCCGAGCTCGCGGACCAGTTCGCCACCGAGCCGGTCAGCCTGATCCTGTGCGACCACGACGGCGTCGTCCTCGACCGCCGCACCGGTGACTCGGCGCTGCGCCAGCACCTGGATCGGGTGTGGCTGGCGCCGGGCTTCTCCTACGCCGAGCGGCACGTCGGCACGAACGGGATCGGCACCGCACTGGAGGGGCGCCGGCCGACCGCGGTCTTCGGGCACGAACACTTCGTCGAGCACCTGGAGGACCTGGCCTGCGCCGGCGCGCCGATCCGGCACCCGGTGACCGGGAAGATCCTCGGCGTGGTCGACCTGACGGGCTGGCGGAGGGAGGCCAACTCGCTGATGATGGCGACGGCGGCGACCACCGCCCGCCGGATCGAGGAGGCGTTGCTGGCCGCCTCCGGGCGGCACGAGCTGACCCTGCTGCACGACTACCTCGCCGCTGTCCAGCGGGCCGGGAACACCGCGGTGCTCGCCGTGGGCGACGACCTGGTGATGATGAACGACCGGGCCCGCGAGCTGATCGCGCCGTCGGACCAGGTCCCGCTGCTGGCCGGGGCCACCGAGGCGCTGCGCTCCGGGCGCAGCCGCCAGCTCGTCGTCGACCTGCCCAGCGGCGCGACCGCCAGGGTGCAGTGCCGTCCGAGCTGGGCCGAGAGCGACGGGTCCTCGGGCGGGGTGCTCCAGGTGACACTGACCCACCGGGAGGCGCCCGGCCCCCGCGGCTCGCACCCGACAATCACCACGGCGCTGCCGACCGCGGTCGGCTCCGGCGCGCTGTGGACCAAGTGCGCCCAGTCCGTCGACCGGCACCTGCGCAAGAACGAGTGGGTGGTGCTCGAGGGCGAGCCGGGTTCGGGCCGGACCACCCTCGCCCGGGCCACCCACCACCTGCACTCCCCCGCCGGGCACGTGCGGATCCTCGACGCGGCCGACTTCTCGCCGCGCTGGCTGTCCGAGGTCGTCGACGAGCTCGCCGGCAGCAACGGGACGCTGGTGCTCCGCGAGGTCGACACGCTGCCCGCGGCCGCCGCGAGCGCGCTGACCGAGGCACTGGAACCACAGCGCGAGTCGACCGACCACGAGCGCCCGTGGGTGGTCGCGACCCGTGGCCCCGCACCCGAGAGCGGTACCGACCTCCCGGAGCTGACCGAGCTGCTGGGCGCGTTCCCGCGGACGATCGAGGTGCCGCCGCTGCGCCACCACGTGGAGGACGTCGCCGAGCTCGTGCCGTACCTGCTGGCCCGGCTGACCCGCGGCGCCGACCTGACCTGCTCACCGGAGGCGCTGCGGGTGCTGATGCGCAACCGCTGGCCGGGCAATGTGGACCAGCTCTACCAGGTCCTGCGCAAGGTCGTCGCCCGCCGCCGCACCGGGGTGATCCGGGTGGAGGACCTCCCGCCGGAGACCAGGGCCCTCACCCGCCGGGTACTGACACCACTGGAGTCGATCGAGTGCGACGCGATCGTCGACGCGCTGCTCGACGCCGACGGCAACAAGGCCGAGGCCGCCCGGCGGCTCGGGATGAGCCGGGCCACGATCTACCGGAAGATCCGCGGCTACGGGATCGCGATGCCGGAGGGTGTGTCGATCTCCGGGTAG
- a CDS encoding ferritin family protein, which produces MAKAHQKIQELSWEPQYHEPYMKYGTDYTFKKAAKKDPLKQVLRSYFPMEEEKDHRVYGAQDGAIRGNMFRQVQERWLEWQKLFLSIIPLPEISAARSMPMLFHVVPNPELHNGQAIQMIDEVRHSTIQQNLKRLYMNNYIDPAGFNNSLRNFQSDYAGTIGRQFAEGFITGDAITAASIYLTIVAETAFTNTLFVAMPAEAAANGDYLLPTVFHSVQSDESRHISNGYATLLMALSDEDNRQLLERDLRYAWWNNHRVVDAAIGTFIEYGTKDRRKDRESYAEMWRRWIYDDYYRSYLLPLEKYGLVIPHDLVEESWNQIWNKGYVHEVAQFFATGWCANYWRIDGMTDTDFEWFEYKYPGWYDRYGKWWENYNRLAKPNGHHAIVAEDVDYVYPHRCWTCMVPCLVREDMVVDKVDGQWRTYCHEVCRWTDAEAFRPVYQGRETPNMGKLVGHREWETLYHGWNWADVIQDMGFVRDDGKTLTAQPHLDLDPKKMWTLDHMRRMPHLASPNVILNEMSDSEREAFVADYNRQGPAGRPAPTDA; this is translated from the coding sequence TTGGCAAAGGCTCACCAGAAGATCCAGGAGCTTTCCTGGGAGCCGCAGTACCACGAGCCGTACATGAAGTACGGAACCGACTACACCTTCAAGAAGGCGGCGAAGAAGGACCCGCTCAAGCAGGTCCTGCGCTCGTACTTCCCGATGGAGGAGGAGAAGGACCACCGCGTCTACGGTGCCCAGGACGGCGCCATTCGCGGCAACATGTTCCGGCAGGTGCAGGAGCGCTGGCTGGAGTGGCAGAAGCTCTTCCTGTCGATCATCCCGCTGCCGGAGATCTCGGCGGCGCGGTCGATGCCGATGCTGTTCCACGTGGTTCCGAACCCGGAGCTGCACAACGGCCAGGCGATCCAGATGATCGACGAGGTTCGGCACAGCACGATCCAGCAGAACCTCAAGCGCCTGTACATGAACAACTACATCGACCCGGCGGGGTTCAACAACTCGCTGCGGAACTTCCAGTCGGACTACGCCGGCACGATCGGCCGTCAGTTCGCCGAGGGGTTCATCACCGGTGACGCGATCACCGCGGCGTCGATCTACCTGACCATCGTCGCGGAGACCGCGTTCACGAACACCCTGTTCGTGGCGATGCCGGCGGAGGCGGCGGCAAACGGTGACTACCTGCTGCCGACGGTCTTCCACTCGGTGCAGTCCGACGAGTCGCGGCACATCTCGAACGGTTACGCCACGCTGCTGATGGCGCTGTCCGACGAGGACAACCGCCAGCTGCTCGAGCGTGACCTGCGGTACGCCTGGTGGAACAACCACCGGGTGGTCGACGCCGCGATCGGTACCTTCATCGAGTACGGCACGAAGGACCGCCGTAAGGACCGCGAGTCCTACGCGGAGATGTGGCGTCGCTGGATCTACGACGACTACTACCGCTCGTACCTGCTGCCGCTGGAGAAGTACGGCCTGGTCATCCCGCACGACCTGGTCGAGGAGTCCTGGAACCAGATCTGGAACAAGGGCTACGTCCACGAGGTCGCGCAGTTCTTCGCCACCGGTTGGTGCGCCAACTACTGGCGGATCGACGGCATGACCGACACCGACTTCGAGTGGTTCGAGTACAAGTACCCGGGTTGGTACGACCGGTACGGCAAGTGGTGGGAGAACTACAACCGCCTTGCCAAGCCGAACGGTCACCACGCGATCGTCGCCGAGGACGTCGACTACGTGTACCCGCACCGGTGCTGGACCTGCATGGTGCCGTGTCTGGTGCGCGAGGACATGGTCGTCGACAAGGTGGACGGCCAGTGGCGGACGTACTGCCACGAGGTCTGCCGCTGGACCGACGCCGAGGCGTTCCGTCCCGTGTACCAGGGTCGCGAGACCCCGAACATGGGCAAGCTCGTGGGTCACCGCGAGTGGGAGACGCTCTACCACGGTTGGAACTGGGCGGACGTCATCCAGGACATGGGCTTCGTCCGGGACGACGGCAAGACCCTGACCGCCCAGCCGCACCTGGATCTCGACCCGAAGAAGATGTGGACGCTCGACCACATGCGGCGGATGCCGCACCTGGCGAGCCCCAACGTCATCCTCAACGAGATGAGCGACTCCGAGCGCGAAGCGTTCGTGGCGGACTACAACCGCCAGGGGCCGGCTGGTCGGCCCGCGCCCACCGACGCCTGA